The following proteins are encoded in a genomic region of Bradyrhizobium sp. SK17:
- the pstS gene encoding phosphate ABC transporter substrate-binding protein PstS, producing MNFIKAIVAAGMVAASTSAFAADITGAGATFPFPIYSKWADAYKKDTGNGLNYQSIGSGAGIKQIQAKTVTFGATDAPLKAEQLEKDGLVQWPMVMGAIVPVVNVEGIKSGDLVLSGEVLGDIYLGKITKWNDAAIAKLNPKLTLPGDAITVVRRSDGSGTTFNFTDYLSKSNAEWKSKVGSGTAVEWPVGVGAKGNEGVAGNIGQTKNAIGYVEYAYAKQNKLTYTALVNKAGKTVQPTIAAFQAAASNADWAKAPGYYVILTDQPGEASWPITAATFILMHKEATDKAASQEALKFFKYAFEKGGKAAEELDYIPMPESVVKLIEKTWSSDIKS from the coding sequence ATGAATTTCATCAAAGCAATCGTCGCTGCCGGCATGGTCGCCGCTTCGACGTCGGCCTTCGCTGCCGATATCACCGGCGCGGGCGCAACGTTTCCGTTCCCGATCTATTCGAAATGGGCTGACGCCTACAAGAAGGACACCGGCAACGGCCTGAACTATCAGTCGATCGGTTCGGGCGCCGGCATCAAGCAGATCCAGGCCAAGACCGTGACCTTCGGCGCCACCGACGCGCCGCTCAAGGCCGAGCAGCTCGAGAAGGACGGCCTCGTCCAGTGGCCGATGGTGATGGGCGCGATCGTTCCGGTCGTGAACGTCGAAGGCATCAAGTCGGGCGATCTCGTGCTCTCGGGCGAAGTGCTCGGCGACATCTATCTCGGCAAGATCACCAAGTGGAACGACGCGGCGATCGCCAAGCTCAATCCGAAGCTGACCCTGCCGGGTGACGCGATCACCGTCGTGCGCCGTTCGGACGGTTCGGGCACCACCTTCAACTTCACCGACTACCTCTCCAAGTCGAACGCCGAGTGGAAGTCCAAGGTCGGTTCCGGCACCGCGGTCGAGTGGCCGGTCGGCGTCGGCGCCAAGGGCAACGAAGGTGTTGCCGGCAACATCGGCCAGACCAAGAATGCGATCGGCTATGTCGAATACGCCTATGCCAAGCAGAACAAGCTGACCTACACCGCGCTGGTCAACAAGGCCGGCAAGACCGTGCAGCCGACCATCGCCGCCTTCCAGGCTGCGGCGTCGAACGCCGACTGGGCCAAGGCTCCCGGCTACTACGTGATCCTGACCGACCAGCCGGGCGAAGCCTCCTGGCCGATCACCGCCGCGACCTTCATCCTGATGCACAAGGAAGCCACCGACAAGGCGGCCTCGCAGGAAGCGCTCAAGTTCTTCAAGTACGCCTTCGAGAAGGGCGGCAAGGCGGCCGAAGAGCTCGACTACATCCCGATGCCGGAATCGGTCGTCAAGCTGATCGAGAAGACCTGGTCCTCGGACATCAAGAGCTAA
- the pstC gene encoding phosphate ABC transporter permease subunit PstC, with amino-acid sequence MAVQSDVMEAAGPYDRAKALSAFKLGDATFYWITRVSAISVLLILGGIILSLIVGAWPAMKEYGLAFLWTQRWAPSADPPVLGALGPIYGTLITSVIAMLIAIPVGIGIAVFLTELCPQWLRRPIGIAIELLAGIPSIIYGMWGFFVLGPFLANTFQPFMIRAFEGIPVLGAVFAGPPSYLSLFNAALILAIMVLPFITAISVDVFKTVPPVLKEAAYGMGCTTWEVVRSVVIPYTRVGVIGGIMLALGRALGETMAVTFIIGNSFRISSSIFAPGTTISAAIASEFAESDGLHQSGLILLGLLLFVLTFFVLAGARLMLMRLEKKAGK; translated from the coding sequence ATGGCTGTTCAGAGCGATGTGATGGAAGCCGCGGGACCTTACGATCGCGCCAAGGCCCTCAGCGCCTTCAAGCTCGGTGATGCCACCTTCTATTGGATCACCCGCGTCTCGGCGATTTCGGTCCTGTTGATCCTCGGCGGCATCATCCTGTCGCTGATCGTCGGCGCCTGGCCGGCGATGAAGGAGTATGGCCTCGCCTTCCTCTGGACGCAGCGCTGGGCGCCCTCGGCCGATCCGCCGGTGCTCGGCGCGCTCGGCCCGATCTACGGCACGCTGATCACATCGGTCATCGCGATGCTGATCGCGATCCCGGTCGGCATCGGCATCGCCGTCTTCCTCACCGAACTCTGCCCGCAATGGCTGCGCCGTCCGATCGGCATCGCCATCGAGCTGCTCGCCGGCATCCCCTCCATCATCTACGGCATGTGGGGCTTCTTCGTGCTCGGCCCGTTCCTCGCCAACACGTTCCAGCCCTTCATGATCAGGGCTTTCGAGGGCATTCCGGTGCTCGGCGCGGTGTTCGCAGGCCCGCCGTCCTATCTCAGCCTGTTCAACGCCGCGTTGATCCTCGCGATCATGGTGCTGCCCTTCATCACCGCGATCTCGGTCGACGTGTTCAAGACCGTGCCGCCGGTGCTCAAGGAAGCCGCCTACGGCATGGGCTGCACCACCTGGGAAGTCGTCCGCAGCGTGGTGATCCCCTACACCCGCGTCGGCGTGATCGGCGGCATCATGCTGGCGCTCGGCCGCGCGCTCGGCGAGACCATGGCGGTCACCTTCATCATCGGCAACTCGTTCCGCATCTCGTCGTCGATCTTCGCGCCGGGCACCACGATCTCGGCGGCGATCGCCAGCGAGTTCGCCGAGAGCGACGGCCTGCACCAGTCCGGCCTGATCCTGCTCGGCCTGCTGCTGTTCGTGCTGACCTTCTTCGTGCTCGCCGGAGCGCGGCTGATGCTGATGCGGCTTGAAAAGAAGGCGGGGAAGTAA
- the pstA gene encoding phosphate ABC transporter permease PstA: MNPIYKSRRRSDIVIRALCVGAALFGVTWLALILITLLYNGLAGLSVQLFTQNTPPPGSTEGGLLNAIVGSVIMTVIGVGIGAPLGLFAGTYLAEYGRHDKLTSVIRFINDILLSAPSIIIGLFIYGAVVVPMRGFSAIAGSLALAVIVIPVVLRTTEDMLLLVPNPLREAASALGLPRSLVIKRIAYRAARSGLITGVLLATARVAGETAPLLFTALSNQFFSLNLTKTMANLPVTINNFVQSPYAYWKELAWSGALLITFTVLALNIGARILGAERAAK, from the coding sequence ATGAACCCGATCTACAAATCCCGCCGCCGCAGCGACATCGTGATCCGCGCGCTCTGCGTCGGCGCGGCGCTGTTCGGCGTCACCTGGCTGGCGCTGATCCTGATCACGCTGCTCTACAACGGCCTCGCCGGCCTCAGCGTGCAGCTGTTCACCCAGAACACGCCGCCGCCCGGCTCGACCGAAGGCGGCCTGCTCAATGCCATCGTCGGCTCGGTCATCATGACCGTGATCGGCGTCGGCATCGGCGCGCCGCTCGGCCTGTTCGCCGGCACCTACCTCGCCGAATACGGCAGGCACGACAAGCTCACCTCGGTGATCCGCTTCATCAACGACATCCTGCTCAGCGCGCCCTCGATCATCATCGGCCTGTTCATCTATGGCGCCGTGGTGGTGCCGATGCGCGGCTTCTCGGCGATCGCAGGCAGCCTCGCGCTCGCGGTGATCGTGATCCCGGTCGTGCTGCGCACCACCGAGGACATGCTGCTGCTGGTGCCCAACCCGCTGCGCGAGGCGGCCTCGGCGCTCGGCCTGCCGCGTTCGCTGGTGATCAAGCGGATCGCCTATCGTGCGGCCCGGTCGGGCCTGATCACCGGCGTGCTGCTGGCGACCGCCCGCGTCGCCGGCGAGACCGCGCCGCTGCTGTTCACGGCGCTGTCGAACCAGTTCTTCAGCCTCAACCTGACCAAGACGATGGCCAACCTGCCGGTGACCATCAACAACTTCGTGCAGAGCCCCTACGCCTACTGGAAAGAACTGGCGTGGAGCGGCGCACTGCTCATCACATTCACCGTGCTCGCGCTCAATATCGGCGCGCGTATCCTTGGTGCTGAAAGGGCCGCAAAATGA
- the pstB gene encoding phosphate ABC transporter ATP-binding protein PstB has product MTELSVSTTAAGHVPQVPLPEAPPKVTVRNLNFYYGEHHALKNINLTLGTNRVTAFIGPSGCGKSTLLRIFNRMYDLYPGQRAVGQLMLDQTNILDPKLDLNLLRARVGMVFQKPTPFPMTIYENIAFGIRLYEKISKSEMDDRVEKALRGGALWNEVKDKLNASGLSLSGGQQQRLCIARTVAVRPEVILFDEPCSALDPISTAKVEELIQELSEDYTIAIVTHNMQQAARVSDKTAFMYLGELIEFDDTNKIFTSPSDRRTQDYITGRFG; this is encoded by the coding sequence ATGACCGAGCTTTCTGTTTCCACGACTGCCGCGGGTCACGTTCCCCAGGTTCCGTTGCCGGAAGCGCCGCCGAAGGTCACGGTGCGCAACCTCAACTTCTACTATGGTGAGCACCACGCGCTGAAGAACATCAACCTGACGCTCGGCACCAACCGCGTCACCGCGTTCATCGGTCCGTCCGGCTGCGGCAAGTCGACCCTGCTGCGCATCTTCAACCGGATGTACGACCTCTATCCGGGCCAGCGCGCGGTCGGCCAGCTGATGCTGGACCAGACCAACATTCTCGATCCCAAGCTCGACCTCAACCTGCTGCGTGCGCGGGTCGGCATGGTGTTCCAGAAGCCGACGCCGTTCCCGATGACGATCTACGAGAACATCGCTTTCGGCATCCGCCTCTACGAGAAGATCTCGAAGTCCGAGATGGACGACCGGGTCGAAAAGGCGCTGCGCGGCGGCGCGCTGTGGAACGAGGTCAAGGACAAGCTGAACGCCTCCGGCCTGTCGCTCTCCGGCGGTCAGCAGCAGCGCCTGTGCATCGCGCGCACCGTTGCGGTGCGTCCCGAGGTGATCCTGTTCGACGAGCCGTGCTCGGCGCTCGATCCGATCTCGACCGCCAAGGTCGAGGAGCTGATCCAGGAGCTCTCCGAGGATTACACGATCGCGATCGTGACCCACAACATGCAGCAGGCGGCGCGCGTCTCCGACAAGACCGCCTTCATGTATCTCGGCGAGCTGATCGAGTTCGACGACACCAACAAGATCTTCACCTCGCCGAGCGATCGACGGACCCAGGACTACATCACCGGCCGGTTCGGCTGA
- the phoU gene encoding phosphate signaling complex protein PhoU — translation MASEHTAKAFDSDLQELTRLVAEMGGLVERMITESVDALIRRDVALGKRVVAADIEIDNLQRVIEERAVLTIARRQPMAIDLREIVSAMRVATDLERIGDLAKNMGKRVAALESDFQPLKLIRGLEHMTDLVLSQVKSVLDAYAAHDLPAAMNVWKGDEEVDAICTSLFRELLTYMMEDPRNISFCIHLMFCAKNIERIGDHATNIAETVFYMIEGQQITDKRPKGDMTNFATTVPGN, via the coding sequence ATGGCTTCTGAACATACCGCCAAGGCATTCGACAGCGACCTGCAGGAATTGACCCGCCTGGTCGCCGAGATGGGCGGCCTCGTCGAGCGGATGATCACCGAGTCGGTTGACGCGCTGATCCGTCGCGACGTCGCGCTCGGCAAGCGCGTGGTCGCCGCCGACATCGAGATCGACAATCTGCAACGCGTCATCGAAGAGCGCGCGGTGCTGACGATCGCCCGCCGCCAGCCGATGGCGATCGACCTGCGCGAAATCGTCAGCGCGATGCGCGTCGCCACCGATCTCGAGCGGATCGGCGATCTCGCCAAGAACATGGGCAAGCGCGTCGCGGCGCTGGAGAGCGATTTCCAGCCGCTGAAGCTGATCCGCGGCCTCGAGCACATGACCGATCTCGTGCTGTCGCAGGTCAAGTCGGTGCTCGACGCCTACGCGGCACACGACCTGCCGGCGGCGATGAACGTCTGGAAGGGCGACGAGGAGGTCGATGCGATCTGCACCTCGCTGTTCCGCGAGCTGCTGACCTACATGATGGAGGATCCGCGCAACATCTCGTTCTGCATCCATCTGATGTTCTGCGCCAAGAACATCGAGCGGATCGGCGATCACGCCACCAACATCGCCGAAACCGTGTTCTACATGATCGAGGGCCAGCAGATCACCGACAAGCGCCCGAAGGGCGACATGACCAACTTTGCCACCACGGTGCCGGGCAACTAG
- the phoB gene encoding phosphate regulon transcriptional regulator PhoB yields MSARILVVEDEEALTTLLRYNLDAEGYDVETVGRGDDADTRLKERVPDLVVLDWMLPGLSGIELCRRLRARPETKQLPIIMLTARGEESERVRGLATGADDYIVKPFSVPELLARVKGLLRRASPERLATVLTYGDIELDREKRRVARSGRPIDLGPTEYRLLEFFLEHPGRVFSREQLLDSVWGRDIYIDERTVDVHIGRLRKLLNPGREQDPIRTVRGAGYALDDRFAKAEPQP; encoded by the coding sequence ATGAGCGCACGCATTCTGGTAGTCGAAGACGAGGAAGCGCTGACGACGTTGTTGCGCTACAACCTCGATGCGGAAGGCTACGATGTCGAAACCGTCGGGCGCGGCGATGATGCCGACACCCGGCTGAAGGAGCGCGTTCCCGACCTCGTGGTCCTCGACTGGATGCTGCCGGGTCTTTCCGGCATCGAGCTGTGCCGCCGCCTGCGGGCGCGGCCGGAGACCAAGCAGCTTCCGATCATCATGCTGACCGCGCGCGGCGAGGAGAGCGAGCGCGTGCGCGGGCTGGCCACCGGCGCCGACGATTACATCGTCAAGCCGTTCTCGGTGCCCGAGCTGCTGGCACGGGTGAAGGGCCTGCTGCGCCGCGCCAGCCCGGAGCGGCTTGCGACCGTGCTGACCTATGGCGACATCGAGCTCGATCGCGAGAAGCGCCGCGTGGCGCGCTCGGGCCGGCCGATCGATCTCGGGCCGACCGAGTATCGCCTGCTCGAATTCTTCCTCGAGCATCCCGGCCGCGTGTTCAGCCGCGAGCAGCTGCTCGACAGCGTCTGGGGCCGCGACATCTATATCGATGAGCGCACCGTCGACGTCCATATCGGTCGCCTGCGCAAGCTGCTCAATCCGGGCCGCGAGCAGGATCCGATCCGCACCGTGCGCGGCGCCGGCTATGCGCTCGACGACCGCTTCGCCAAGGCCGAGCCGCAGCCGTAA
- a CDS encoding GcrA family cell cycle regulator, whose product MTVLTWSDDRVEQLKKLWESGLSASQIAAELGNVTRNAVIGKVHRLGLSGRAKAPSTAAPRQRKARPAQHMMRVARPVSRGNTALAHAFEVEMEPDPISYDNVVPMSQRLSLIELNEATCHWPVGDPSSPEFFFCGGKALAGLPYCAHHSRIAYQPAGDRRRPSAKPQIK is encoded by the coding sequence ATGACGGTATTGACCTGGTCCGACGATCGCGTCGAGCAGCTGAAGAAGCTCTGGGAGTCTGGCCTTTCGGCCAGCCAGATCGCAGCGGAACTTGGCAATGTGACGCGAAACGCCGTGATCGGCAAAGTGCATCGGCTCGGCCTCTCCGGCCGTGCCAAGGCGCCCTCGACCGCCGCGCCGCGGCAGCGCAAGGCGCGTCCCGCCCAGCACATGATGCGGGTGGCGCGCCCGGTTTCGCGCGGCAACACCGCGCTCGCCCACGCCTTCGAGGTCGAGATGGAGCCCGATCCGATCTCCTACGACAACGTGGTGCCGATGAGCCAGCGGCTGTCGCTGATCGAGCTCAACGAAGCCACCTGCCATTGGCCGGTCGGCGATCCCTCGAGCCCGGAATTCTTCTTCTGCGGCGGCAAGGCGCTCGCCGGCCTGCCCTATTGCGCGCACCACTCGCGCATCGCCTACCAGCCCGCCGGCGATCGGCGCCGGCCATCGGCGAAACCGCAGATCAAGTAA
- a CDS encoding aspartate aminotransferase family protein: MTNSAPSHLLPVFARVDLGFERGEGAWLIATNGDRYLDFTSGVAVNALGHAHPHLVKALQEQATRLWHMSNLFKSPDGEKLAARLCEQSFADFVFFCNSGAEAMEGVIKLVRHYHFSKGHPERYRIITFEGAFHGRTLGTLAATGSAKYLEGFGPPMDGFDQVPHGDIEAVKKAIGPHTAGILIEPVQGEGGVRSAPHAFFKALRALCDEHGLLLAFDEVQTGMGRTGDLFAYKRVGVTPDVMSLAKALGGGFPIGAVLATAKAAEGMAPGSHGSTFGGNPLAVAAANAVLDVMLKPGFFDHVQKISLLLKQKLASVVDRYPTVLADVRGEGLLIGVKAVVPSGDLIAALRNEKLLTVGAGDNVVRFLAPLIVTEAEIDQSIGSLERACATLSAAQPRKAG; encoded by the coding sequence ATGACCAACAGCGCCCCGTCGCATCTGCTTCCCGTCTTCGCCAGGGTCGATCTCGGCTTCGAGCGCGGTGAGGGCGCCTGGCTGATCGCAACCAATGGCGACCGCTATCTCGATTTCACCTCGGGCGTCGCGGTGAACGCGCTCGGGCATGCGCATCCGCATCTGGTCAAGGCGTTGCAGGAACAGGCGACCAGGCTCTGGCACATGTCGAACCTGTTCAAGAGCCCGGACGGCGAGAAGCTGGCCGCGCGGCTGTGCGAGCAGAGCTTTGCCGACTTCGTGTTCTTCTGCAATTCCGGCGCGGAAGCGATGGAAGGCGTGATCAAGCTGGTCCGCCACTATCACTTCTCCAAGGGCCATCCGGAACGCTATCGCATCATCACCTTCGAGGGCGCCTTCCATGGCCGCACGCTGGGCACGCTGGCCGCGACCGGCTCGGCGAAATATCTCGAAGGCTTCGGCCCGCCGATGGACGGCTTCGACCAGGTGCCGCATGGCGACATCGAGGCGGTGAAGAAGGCGATCGGCCCGCACACCGCCGGCATCCTGATCGAGCCGGTGCAGGGCGAGGGCGGCGTGCGCTCGGCGCCGCACGCCTTCTTCAAGGCGCTGCGTGCGCTGTGCGACGAGCATGGCCTGCTGCTCGCCTTCGACGAGGTGCAGACCGGCATGGGCCGTACCGGCGACCTGTTCGCCTACAAGCGCGTCGGCGTCACGCCGGACGTGATGTCGCTGGCCAAGGCGCTCGGCGGCGGCTTCCCGATCGGTGCGGTGCTGGCAACGGCGAAGGCCGCTGAGGGCATGGCGCCCGGCTCGCATGGCTCGACCTTCGGCGGCAATCCGCTGGCGGTCGCGGCGGCGAATGCCGTGCTCGACGTCATGCTGAAGCCCGGCTTCTTCGACCACGTCCAGAAGATATCGCTGCTGCTGAAGCAGAAGCTCGCTTCCGTCGTCGATCGCTATCCCACCGTGCTGGCGGATGTGCGCGGCGAGGGCCTCCTGATCGGCGTCAAGGCCGTGGTGCCCTCGGGCGACCTGATCGCCGCTTTGCGCAACGAAAAGCTGCTCACCGTCGGCGCCGGCGACAATGTGGTGCGCTTCCTCGCGCCCCTGATCGTGACCGAGGCCGAGATCGACCAGTCGATCGGCTCGCTCGAGCGCGCCTGCGCGACATTGTCGGCGGCACAGCCGAGGAAGGCCGGATAA
- the argF gene encoding ornithine carbamoyltransferase encodes MSKPVRHFLDINELPLGELRNMLSAGAAMKARLKAHEKARKPLEGKTLAMIFERPSTRTRVSFDVGMRQLGGESIMLTGTEMQLGRGETIADTARVLSRYVDAIMIRILNHDALLELAAHATVPVINGLTRRSHPCQVMADLMTYEENRGSIEGKTVAWTGDDNNVLASWAHAAERFKFQLNIATPPELSPKKPMRDWIKATNAPIVLGTDPEAAVRGADCVVTDTWVSMGDKEGEHRHNVLRPYQVNAKLMSLAKPDALFMHCLPAHRGEEVTDEVIDGPQSVVFDEAENRLHAQKGILAWCFNEVA; translated from the coding sequence ATGAGCAAGCCGGTCCGTCACTTCCTCGACATCAACGAGCTGCCGCTCGGCGAGCTGCGCAATATGCTGTCTGCCGGCGCCGCCATGAAGGCCAGGCTGAAGGCGCATGAGAAGGCCAGGAAGCCGCTCGAAGGCAAGACGCTGGCGATGATCTTCGAGCGCCCGTCGACCCGCACCCGGGTGTCGTTCGACGTCGGTATGCGCCAGCTCGGCGGTGAATCGATCATGCTGACCGGCACCGAGATGCAGCTCGGCCGCGGCGAGACCATCGCCGACACCGCGCGGGTGCTGTCGCGCTATGTCGATGCGATCATGATCCGCATCCTCAACCATGACGCGCTGCTCGAGCTCGCCGCCCACGCCACCGTGCCCGTCATCAACGGCCTGACCCGGCGCTCGCATCCCTGCCAGGTGATGGCCGACCTCATGACCTATGAGGAGAACCGCGGCTCGATCGAGGGCAAGACGGTGGCCTGGACCGGCGACGACAACAACGTGCTGGCTTCCTGGGCGCATGCCGCCGAGCGGTTCAAGTTCCAGCTCAATATCGCGACCCCTCCGGAGCTGTCGCCGAAGAAGCCGATGCGCGACTGGATCAAGGCGACCAACGCGCCGATCGTGCTCGGCACCGATCCGGAGGCCGCCGTGCGCGGCGCCGACTGCGTCGTCACCGACACCTGGGTGTCGATGGGCGACAAGGAGGGCGAGCACCGCCACAACGTGCTGCGGCCCTATCAGGTCAATGCCAAGCTGATGTCGCTCGCCAAGCCCGACGCGCTGTTCATGCACTGCCTGCCCGCGCATCGCGGCGAGGAGGTCACCGACGAGGTGATCGACGGCCCGCAATCCGTTGTGTTCGACGAGGCCGAAAACCGCCTGCATGCGCAGAAGGGCATTCTGGCCTGGTGTTTTAACGAAGTCGCGTAA
- a CDS encoding Hsp33 family molecular chaperone: protein MVSQSPDIKITAEAPVRAPSAVPVDDAVLGFEVGALDLRGRLTRLGPALDEILHKHDYPPAVGKLLGEAIVLTTLLGSSVKFEGRFILQTRTDGPVSLLIVDFQAPDRLRAYARYDAAQLKPGQTSGELLGKGHLAMTIDQGSNTSRYQGLVALEGGGLEEAAHEYFLRSEQIPTRVRLAVGEEMRGGEGGKLHWRAGGILLQFLPKAPERAKQADLHPGDAPEGTVTHSVPDDDAWVEGQSLLSTVEDVELIDPDLSGERLLYRLFHERGVRVFTPQPLRAQCSCSRDAVSAMLKSFAPNDRAEMVKDGKVVVTCEFCSSVYEFTPQEAGVE, encoded by the coding sequence ATGGTTTCACAATCCCCCGACATCAAAATCACGGCCGAGGCGCCGGTTCGCGCGCCGTCGGCGGTTCCTGTCGACGATGCCGTGCTCGGCTTCGAGGTCGGCGCGCTGGATCTGCGCGGCCGGCTGACCCGGCTCGGCCCCGCGCTCGACGAGATCCTGCACAAGCACGATTATCCGCCGGCGGTCGGCAAGCTGCTCGGCGAGGCCATCGTGCTGACCACGCTGCTCGGCTCGTCGGTCAAGTTCGAGGGCCGCTTCATCCTTCAGACCCGGACCGATGGTCCGGTGTCGCTGCTGATCGTCGATTTCCAGGCGCCCGACCGGCTGCGCGCCTATGCGCGCTACGATGCGGCGCAGCTCAAGCCTGGCCAGACCTCGGGCGAGCTGCTCGGCAAGGGCCACCTTGCGATGACCATCGACCAGGGCTCCAACACCAGCCGCTATCAGGGCCTCGTCGCGCTCGAGGGCGGCGGCCTGGAAGAGGCGGCACACGAATATTTCCTGCGTTCCGAGCAGATCCCGACGCGGGTGCGGCTCGCGGTCGGCGAGGAGATGCGCGGTGGCGAAGGCGGCAAGCTGCACTGGCGCGCCGGCGGCATCCTGCTGCAATTCCTGCCCAAGGCGCCGGAACGCGCCAAGCAGGCCGACCTGCATCCCGGCGACGCGCCGGAAGGCACGGTGACGCATTCGGTGCCGGATGACGACGCCTGGGTCGAGGGCCAGTCGCTGCTCTCTACCGTCGAGGATGTCGAGCTGATCGATCCCGATCTCTCAGGCGAGCGGCTGTTGTACCGCCTGTTCCACGAGCGCGGCGTGCGCGTCTTCACCCCGCAACCGCTGCGCGCGCAGTGCTCCTGCTCGCGTGATGCGGTGTCGGCGATGCTGAAGAGTTTTGCGCCGAACGATCGCGCCGAGATGGTCAAGGATGGCAAGGTCGTCGTGACCTGCGAGTTCTGCTCGTCGGTCTACGAGTTCACGCCGCAGGAAGCCGGCGTGGAGTAG
- the apaG gene encoding Co2+/Mg2+ efflux protein ApaG: protein MYRAVTRQIEVTVEPNFMPDRSSVERREYFWSYTIVITNSGPETVQLRTRHWIITDATGRRQEVRGAGVVGEQPVLAPGARYQYTSGVPLPTASGFMTGSYQMVTEAGERFDIDVPTFSLDSPSPDGKRVLN, encoded by the coding sequence ATGTACCGCGCCGTTACCCGCCAGATCGAAGTCACCGTCGAGCCGAATTTCATGCCGGATCGCTCGTCGGTCGAGCGGCGCGAATATTTCTGGTCCTACACGATCGTGATCACCAATTCGGGACCGGAAACGGTGCAGCTGCGCACCCGGCACTGGATCATCACCGACGCCACCGGGCGCCGCCAGGAGGTGCGTGGCGCGGGCGTGGTCGGGGAGCAGCCGGTGCTCGCGCCGGGCGCGCGCTATCAATATACGAGCGGCGTGCCGCTGCCGACCGCGTCCGGCTTCATGACCGGCAGCTATCAGATGGTCACCGAAGCCGGCGAGCGCTTCGACATCGACGTGCCGACCTTCTCGCTGGATAGCCCGAGCCCGGATGGCAAGCGGGTGTTGAACTAG
- a CDS encoding OpgC domain-containing protein yields MSSIADPIAGAPAADAKSDAKSDVKTDAKTDVKAKARAAAPAITLPAAGERELRLDLFRGLALWLIFIDHLPTNLLTWLTIRNYGFSDATEIFIFISGYTAAFVYGRAMLEGGFVIATARILRRVWQIYVAHVFLFTIFLAEISYVATSFENPLYSEEMGIMDFLKQPDVTIVQALLLRFRPVNMDVLPLYIVLMLFLPLILWLMKWKPDVTLGLSVVLYALTWQFDLYLSAYPNGFWAFNPFAWQLLFVFGAWCALGGARRMSRILSSNITMWICIVYLVAAFFVTLTWYVPQLGHIMPKVIEQWMYPINKTDLDVLRFAHFLALAALTVRFLPRDWPGLKSRWLRPLILCGQHSLEIFCLGVFLAFAGHFVLAEVSGGAALHALISVCGILIMCGMAWIISWYKHSADKSASKKGAAGNADLAGGGA; encoded by the coding sequence ATGAGCTCGATTGCCGATCCGATAGCCGGCGCGCCCGCGGCTGATGCCAAGAGCGACGCCAAGAGCGACGTCAAGACGGATGCCAAGACCGACGTCAAGGCGAAAGCCCGGGCGGCGGCGCCCGCGATCACGCTGCCGGCGGCCGGCGAGCGCGAGCTCAGGCTCGACCTGTTCCGCGGGCTCGCGCTGTGGCTGATCTTCATCGATCATCTGCCGACCAATCTGCTGACCTGGCTGACGATCCGCAATTACGGCTTCTCCGACGCCACCGAGATATTCATCTTCATCTCCGGCTACACCGCGGCCTTTGTCTACGGCCGGGCGATGCTGGAGGGCGGCTTCGTGATCGCGACAGCGCGCATCCTGCGCCGGGTCTGGCAGATCTATGTCGCGCATGTCTTCCTGTTCACGATCTTCCTCGCCGAGATCTCCTATGTCGCGACCTCGTTCGAGAACCCGCTCTATTCCGAAGAGATGGGGATCATGGACTTCCTCAAGCAGCCCGATGTCACCATCGTGCAGGCGCTGTTGCTGCGCTTCCGTCCCGTCAACATGGACGTGCTGCCGCTCTATATTGTCTTGATGCTGTTCCTGCCGCTGATCCTGTGGCTGATGAAGTGGAAGCCCGACGTCACGCTCGGCCTGTCGGTGGTGCTGTACGCGCTGACGTGGCAGTTCGACCTGTACCTGTCGGCCTATCCGAACGGCTTCTGGGCCTTCAATCCGTTCGCCTGGCAATTGCTGTTCGTGTTCGGCGCCTGGTGCGCGCTCGGCGGTGCGCGGCGGATGTCGCGCATCCTGTCGTCGAACATCACGATGTGGATCTGCATCGTCTATCTGGTCGCCGCGTTCTTCGTGACGCTGACCTGGTACGTGCCGCAGCTCGGCCACATCATGCCGAAGGTGATCGAGCAATGGATGTATCCGATCAACAAGACCGACCTTGACGTGTTGCGGTTCGCGCATTTCCTGGCGCTCGCAGCCCTCACCGTGCGCTTCCTGCCCCGGGATTGGCCGGGCTTGAAATCGCGCTGGCTGCGACCATTGATCCTGTGTGGCCAGCACTCGCTTGAGATATTCTGCCTTGGGGTTTTCCTCGCCTTTGCCGGTCATTTCGTGCTTGCCGAGGTCTCGGGCGGTGCCGCATTGCACGCCCTGATCAGCGTCTGCGGCATCCTGATCATGTGCGGCATGGCGTGGATTATTTCGTGGTACAAACACTCCGCCGACAAAAGCGCCTCGAAAAAAGGCGCCGCCGGCAACGCCGATCTGGCGGGAGGGGGAGCATGA